CATCGTGATCATGAACGGGGCCGGGAACGCGCTCGTCCGGCTCCTCGGATTCAAGCCGACGAGCCACGTCTCGGTCCACTCGGTCGAAGAGCTGCAGCTCCTGGTCGAGGACGTCAGCGAGGCCGGCCGGATGTCGTCCGAGCACGCCGAGCTCCTCCAGAACGCGTTCCGCCTGCCCACGAAGAAGGTGCGCGAATCGATGGTTCCGCTGAAGGACGCGATCATGCTCGAGTACCGGCTCAAGCCCGAGCAGATCCTGACCGCGCTCCAGGACAGCGTGCACACGCGGTTCCCGGTCTACGACGGCGAGCGCACGCGCGTCGTGGGGATCGTGAACGCCAAGGACCTCTTCGCCATCTACGCGACGAGCGGGCTCGTGAACCTGGAGGACGCGATGTACCCGGTCACCTGGGCGCCCGCCGAGCGCTCGACGGCGGAGCAGCTCAAGGAATTCCGGCGCGTCCGCCGGCAGATGGCGGTCGCGATCGACGACATGGGGACCCCGATCGGCATCATCACCCTCGAGGACATCGTCGAGGAACTGGTGGGGGACATCGAGGACGAGCACGATACGGGGGCCGCCGGCGTGGCGGCGCAGGCGCGATGAGGCGGAAGACGATCCGCACGGGCGGCCACACGATCGAGATCGCGTGGAGCATCTGGACCGGAAAGGAGCGGATCTCGCTGGACGGTCGCGTGGTCTCGGAGAAGCGAAGCTTTCTCCACATCACGCCGCACTCGTTCACGGCGCGCGAGGGGAGCGCCGACGTGGTGTACGAGGTGAACGTGCTCTCGAACGGGTTCCTCGCCGGCTACATCGTCCGGCGGAACGGGATCGTCGTCGCGCACGAGCCGTAGCGTTTCGAGCCCGGGTGGCGGAACGGCCAGACGCAGGGGACTTAAAATCCCCTGGGAGAAATCCCGTGTAGGTTCGACTCCTACCCCGGGCAGTGATTTACGAGAGCGGTTCTGGCCCGCCAGGACTGTCTCGCCAGAGACGACGGCGCAGCGGGGCCTATCGGGCGATCAGATTGAGGATGGGATTCGGAGGCGTCGTGTCGCCACCGGGAGCGGTGGCGTTGCGGGGCCGTACGCCCCAGACGGGAGTGTCGTTCAGCGTCGCCGCGCCCGTGGCGTAATTCGACGCGCCGGTCAGACGCGCGTAGGCGGCCGCGGCGCCCACGGCGCCGTGGTCCACGGCGTAGGAGATCGCGGGCAGTAGGTTCCCCCAGTACCCGTCGAACGTGGCGGGATTGCCGCCGGATGTGCCGCGCAGCGTCGTCCCCGATCCACAGTCGTTGGCGTGTCCCAGCGTGGCCGAGTAGATCTGGCCCCAGTTCGAGTACCAGGAGGAGGCCGGATCCGTGCCGTCCCACTGGGCCGCGTCCGTCGGCGCGACGGCCATGGTGTACTGTGCCGCGTCCCGGTAGCAGTACTCGGCCGATCCCGCGCCGCCGAGGCGTCCCACGATGCTCTGGTACTTCCACGCGAGAAACGCGTCGAGTCTCGAGGCCGGGGTGGCGGAGAGACCGACCGCGTCCTTCCCGTACCCGAAAGCAAAGGTGAGGAAGTCCTCCATCCACATGGAGTGCATGTAGGGCGGCGTGGTGGTGTAGTCGGAGTACGGCGCGGCGACGCCCTGGGGGTTGTTCGAGGTCGTGACGTAGAGCCCGTGGTAATAGGTCACGTTCTCTTCGAAGCTCGTCACGTATTCGGCGCGGAGCGGATCCGCATCGGGCGTCGACGTCGCGGCCTGGACCAGCGTGCGAATCGCCCAGGCGGCGCCGCGCGTCGTGTTGGCGCCGGCATCGGTTCGGAGAATGCCCTTCGATCCCTGGCGGTGCGCGTAGGAGCCGCCGTCGTTCTGCTTCAGGTAGTTCACCGTCGCGACGAACTGGGTCTCCTCCATGAAGTAGAAGCGGCCGGTCAGGAGGTAGGCCATGTAGCCCATCGAGGGATGGTGCGACGACTTGTACGTGGGCGGCGTCCCGCCGCTGGCGTTCGGTGTGTACGAGCCGGTCGAGCTCGCGCCGGTGTCGGAGATCCCGTTGCCCGACCCGAGCACGAGGTTCGGATATGACGAGAACCGAGGCGGGCGGTTCGTGGTCTCGTCGCGGAAGTGAACCCCGTATCGCCCCGCGCTGTAGCCGTTGATGACGACGCCTCGATAGGCACGCGGATCACCGCCGCTGGTCAAGTAGGCCACGTCCCATTCGGGCAAGGGCCCGATGGAGCCGTGATAGCCCGTCGTGCCCATCACGCTCGGGTAGTTCGCCTGAGCGAGCGGCGTATAGCTCTGCGCGATGCGCGACCAGAGAACGCTGCCGCTCGACGTGCTGCCGGAGTAGGTCGGCACGAGCTTCGTGGCCTGGAACTCGACGGCGTCGTGCTTCGGGACGATCTGGGGGTCGGTGCCGACCCAGTACGAGAGCGTGGAGCCGGAAGCCAGCACCATGCGCTGATGATTCAGGAGGTCGACGCTCTGCGAGAATCGCTGGGCGCCGTTCAGGGTGAAGGTGTACGTGGCGTTCTTGTTCGTGGGGGCGGCGACGCGGAGATATCCGTTCTCGACCCATGGAAGCACCTCGACGGCGCCGCCCGCGTAGAGGCGAACCTCCATCCAGCCGACGAGGTGCGCGTCGCCCCCGATCGGCTTCCGGTAGATCCACGAGCTCATCTCGGAGCCGGTCACCCAGGTGACGAAGGGCGCGTCGAAGTCGGCGCCGGACCACGATGCCGAGCCGAAGGTGCCCGCGCCGATCGACGCGGTGACGTTCGTGGCCCGCAGGTCGGCCGTCGTGAGCGTGGCGCCGCCTGGAGGCGTTCCCAGGTTGAGCGTGACCCGCAGCGGCGCGTTCGCCGAGAGGGTCGCGCGCCCGGAGACGACGGCGAACTTGAGGGAGCCGTCGGGCCACCGGTTCTTCGCGACGACCTGAAGGGAGCCGTTCGAGCCGACGACGTTCGATCCCGAGGGCACGTCGCCCTGGCGGAACGGCTGTCCGATCGTGAAGGGTAGATTGCTGCCGCCCGTCGAGGACGTGAGCTCGAACCACGGCAACGCCGCAGCCGGTGCGGCCGCGAGAGCCGACAAGGCGACTCCGAGAACGAGCCCGAGGTGTTGCTTCATGCTGGACGCGCGCCTATCTGCCTTCCGGCATGTGGGTGACGTGGATCGGATCGGGAGACGATCTGGCCTTGGGTGAAATCGATGAAAGTCCGGGCGGAAGGCTGCAAGGTGCATGCCATAGGGACGGGCCGATCCTCAACCGGAAGGGGCAGGAGACCTACCCCTTGCGGTTCAATGGGTTCTTGGATTCTGCCGGGTGTCTCCGCCGGGGGGCGGCCCGGCCGCACGCTCACGGAATCGGGCATTTACCGATCAGCGCGTCCGCAGGCGAACAGTAGCACGGGCGAAGGAGCGGACCGGGGAGGCCTCACCTCAGGGCACGTTCCAGGAACTCGAGCGCGAGCCGGTTGAATTCCTCGGGTCGCTCCAGGCTTGGAAGGTGCGCGGCGTTGGCGATCACGGCGTGCTCCGCCTTCGGGATGTCCGAAGCCAGGATCCCGGCGATTCGCCTCATGTCCGGGACATCGTGCTCGCCGAGCAGGACGAGCGCCGGCACGCGAATCTCTCCCAAACGCTCGATCGAGGACGTGTCGGGTCCTTCCTCGATCCCGCCGGCTTTCGTCGCGGGATAGCTCGCGAGGAGCATCTCGCGAAGAAGGTCACGCAACGACTGCGGCACCTCCTCGATTCTCCGGTCCGGTCCCGCCAGCCAGGTCGCGATCTCGATCCGCGCCGCCTCTTCCCAGTCGCCTCGCTCCAGGGCGCCTTCGCTCGCGGCCCATCGCTCCTTCAACCAGGGATCCTGGAACCGGTATCCATCGAGGCCGGCATCCACGAGCACGAGCGCCGTCACTCGGTCCGGATGCTCGAGCGTGAAGTCGATGGCGACGCTCCCGCCCATCGACGCGCCGACGAGCGCGGCTCGTTTCACACCCTTCTCATCCAGGAGCGCGACGAGGTCCCGGGTGTGGGCGTACGGCCCCGGGACCATCGGGCTCTCGCCGAAGCCGCGGAGGTCGTAGGTCGTGACGCGGAACGTCCGCTCGAAGACGGGCGCCTGGGGAGCCCACATCCTCCGGTCGGCGATCCCGGCATGGAGGAACACGACGTCGGATCCGGTCCCTCTCACGGAACCGTGGAGCTTCACGACCGCGATCGCCGGAGGGCGCGGGCCTCTTGGGCGGACATGGATTCATCATACAATGATGACTCGAGATCGCATCAGGGATCGAACGACGACACGGGAGGCAGCCATGGTTCGGAAGGGCTCGGCGGAATGGAAGGGCGGTCTGAAGGACGGGAGCGGCACGGTCTCGTCGGAGAGCGGCGCGCTCTCGAACCTGCCGTACTCGTTCGGCACACGGTTCGAGAGCGCGAAGGGCACGAATCCTGAGGAGCTGATCGGCGCGGCGCACGCCGGCTGCTTCTCGATGGCGCTCTCGGCGCAGCTCGGGGGAGCGGGCCTCAAGGCCGAGTCGATCCGCACCACCTCCGCCGTGACCCTCGAGAAGGTCGGAGACGGATTTTCGGTCACGAAGGTCCATCTCGATGTGGTCGCGCGCGTGCCGGGAGCCGACCCGGCCGCGTTCGACCTTGCGGCGAACGCGGCCAAGACCGGGTGTCCCATCTCGAAGCTGCTGAACGCTCCCATCACGATGGAGGCGCGGCTCGAGGGCTGAAGCTCTGGCGATCCGTGCAGAGTGCCCCGTGGGCCCGTCCCGCCCTTGCGCGATGCGACACGCGCAAGGGCGGTTTGCAGGTGCGTCCGCTTCGGCGTCGTCCGGACCCCCGCTTCGCCAATCACTTGCAACGAGATGCTCTTTGGACGTTCGAACTCGTCCGATGGCACGGGCCTTGTAAGAGTTCCGAGCGCACCCGTGTGACCATCCGTGTGGCAGGAGCGCCCGGCAGGAGACTCGTGCGCGGAGCTGCCCATCGAACGCCTTTGAAGGGGGCCCATCATGCGCTCTTGGCAGATCCGGAACATTCTGATCACGATCGCGCTGGCGGTCTGGTGCGGGGTCGCGACCGCCGGGCCGGAGAGCGCCGAACCGCCGTCCACCGCCAAGGCAACGGCGACGAAGAAGAGCCCGGCCGCGGCGAAGGGCACGAGCGTCTCCACCACCGCGAAACCGAAGACCGCGGCACAGGCCAAGACGAAGAAGCCCCCGGTCACGGCCAAGCCCGCGACGGCCGCCCCGAAGAAGGCCCCGGCGCCCGAAAAGGCCTCCGCCCCCGCGACCCCGAAGCCGGTGAGAATCGCGGCGCCGGGGAAGCAGAGGACCGTCCCTCACCACGTCACCGGAGGCGGCGTGGGCGTCCTGCCGAGAGTGGACCTGCCCGCGAGCACGACGCCGGACGTCGGGCTCCAGGGAATCAAGGATCGCGCGCGCTGGGCACCGACGGACGTCTGTGAGGATACCGACAAGAAGCTGCAGGGCACCATGCGCGCGGTCGACAAGGAGGCGTCCAAGAATGGCGACCGGCTCGTGATGGCACGCATCGCGGCCGAGTTCCGCGTCCCTCCGGAAACGGTTCTGGCCGAACGGGCCCGTCTCAGCGCCCCATGGGGCGAGCTCCTGGTCGCGCACACGCTCCTCGCGAACGCGCGAGGCGTCACGGTGGACCAGCTCTTCGACATGCGCGCCGAGGGCATGGGCTGGGGGCAGATTGCCTGGGGTCTCGGGTTCCAGCAGAAGGACGTGACGGCCGCGGTTCAGACCGAGGGCAAGGTGATCCGCGGGCAGTCGAAGCCGGACGGCGCGCCGTCGAAGATCACCACGATCGAGCCGCACCTCGCGGTGGACGAGACGGCGCACTCCGGCGGCTCGTCCGCGCCCGACGCCGGCGGCGTCAAGGTGGAGACCTCGGTCCCGGAGCCGATCGCGAAGTAGGCGGCGCCCGCTCCGGCGCCGACGTCGTGTCGGGCCGCACCCCGACCGGCACCAGCTGTCCGTTCTCGAGCGTCACGATGGGGCCGTACAGACCCCGAGGGTCGCGCAGCCACCAGACGCCCGTCGCCTTCCTCACGGCCGGATCGGTGTACCGGTACTCGTAGAGGATCGAGCGCAGATACCGGGGCGGCTCCGCCGGGAACGGATTGCGGTCGAGGAGCGACAGGACCGGCGGCGAGCCCTCGAGGAGCCGCTTGCAGAGACTCAGATACCACGCCTGCCGCTCGATGTCGCTCAGCGCGGCGAACCAGAGCTGCCAATCCACGCGCGGCTGGTGCGGCGCCACGAACCGCGGAACGCGCCGCGGATCGCCGGGCTTGTAGGGAAACCCGTACTCCAGCCAGTCCACTCCGTTCGCGCTTCCCTCGATCACGATCTCGGCCCGGCGCGTGGTCATCACGGCGAAGAGACCGTAGTGGTTCACCGTGCGAAACGGCCAGACGCCCTCGTAGACCTTCTCGATGGGACCGAGCCATTTCGTCTCCCGGTTCGTGGCCCTCAGGAACGGCACGAGGCTCAGCACGACGAGGAGCGCCGCGAGAGGGCGCACGACCCACGGATGCCACCGGCCGCGGCGAGGCGCCGGCGCGGGCTCCCGCTCGTCCGGCTCGGGAACGCCCGCCGCTTCGCGCCAGCGCCTCGGCCAGACGCCGTCATCCAGGAGCAGCACGCAGAGCGCGAGCGTGAGCCAGTTGAAGAACGCATAGTTCCCGGTGGCCATGACCGCGAGCTGGAGACCCGCGATCAGGGCGGCGCCGAGGAAACGGATCCGGCGCGGCGCGAAGATCAGGAACGGCGCGAGTCCCTCGATCAGCAGGGTCCCGAGCGTGGCGGCGCGCAGGATCGCGCCCGGCAGGTGATCCACGTACCACGAGGTCCATGCGGGAATGGGCT
This portion of the Candidatus Eisenbacteria bacterium genome encodes:
- a CDS encoding CBS domain-containing protein, with translation IVIMNGAGNALVRLLGFKPTSHVSVHSVEELQLLVEDVSEAGRMSSEHAELLQNAFRLPTKKVRESMVPLKDAIMLEYRLKPEQILTALQDSVHTRFPVYDGERTRVVGIVNAKDLFAIYATSGLVNLEDAMYPVTWAPAERSTAEQLKEFRRVRRQMAVAIDDMGTPIGIITLEDIVEELVGDIEDEHDTGAAGVAAQAR
- a CDS encoding alpha/beta hydrolase, producing MKLHGSVRGTGSDVVFLHAGIADRRMWAPQAPVFERTFRVTTYDLRGFGESPMVPGPYAHTRDLVALLDEKGVKRAALVGASMGGSVAIDFTLEHPDRVTALVLVDAGLDGYRFQDPWLKERWAASEGALERGDWEEAARIEIATWLAGPDRRIEEVPQSLRDLLREMLLASYPATKAGGIEEGPDTSSIERLGEIRVPALVLLGEHDVPDMRRIAGILASDIPKAEHAVIANAAHLPSLERPEEFNRLALEFLERALR
- a CDS encoding OsmC family protein, coding for MVRKGSAEWKGGLKDGSGTVSSESGALSNLPYSFGTRFESAKGTNPEELIGAAHAGCFSMALSAQLGGAGLKAESIRTTSAVTLEKVGDGFSVTKVHLDVVARVPGADPAAFDLAANAAKTGCPISKLLNAPITMEARLEG
- a CDS encoding lipase maturation factor family protein, yielding LVAANRPALTGVTAWVWGRWLAPPGERLAAWIYLRLLAAVYLVAFVSLWMQISGLAGVQGILPARAYLEAIAARYGGTAYWLAPTLAWISPTDGFLFALCGAGVALSILLALGLLPVACCIGLWILYLSVSIPCQEFLWFQWDSLLLEAGFLAMFLAPWRVRSHPATDPPPSRAGLWLSRWLLFRLVLSSAIVKLASGDVSWRHFRALEFHFETQPIPAWTSWYVDHLPGAILRAATLGTLLIEGLAPFLIFAPRRIRFLGAALIAGLQLAVMATGNYAFFNWLTLALCVLLLDDGVWPRRWREAAGVPEPDEREPAPAPRRGRWHPWVVRPLAALLVVLSLVPFLRATNRETKWLGPIEKVYEGVWPFRTVNHYGLFAVMTTRRAEIVIEGSANGVDWLEYGFPYKPGDPRRVPRFVAPHQPRVDWQLWFAALSDIERQAWYLSLCKRLLEGSPPVLSLLDRNPFPAEPPRYLRSILYEYRYTDPAVRKATGVWWLRDPRGLYGPIVTLENGQLVPVGVRPDTTSAPERAPPTSRSAPGPRSPP